ATCAGGAAATGGCCATAGAAACGATCCGGGTGGAGCAGCGGGAGCACCAGCGCGGCGCCGCCCTGGCGGTGGAAGGGGACGCCACCCCCGAGGCCGTCGGCAGGGCGTGGGGGCGGCTCCTCCTCCGCTGCAAGGGTGTCCCCTCCGCGGGCCCCGCCTTCGGCCTCCGCCACCCGGACGGCCGCTACGAGGCCTGCTGGGCGCTCTTCCCCGGCCACCCCCTCCCCGAAGGGCTCCACGAGACGGAGGCGCCGGGC
The Candidatus Tectomicrobia bacterium genome window above contains:
- a CDS encoding GyrI-like domain-containing protein; the protein is MAIETIRVEQREHQRGAALAVEGDATPEAVGRAWGRLLLRCKGVPSAGPAFGLRHPDGRYEACWALFPGHPLPEGLHETEAPGGWYAAAVHAGPYDGIEETLRLILDEWLPHGGFRRREGPIAERLLTDPREVAEGELRTEILVPLRPDPAE